From one bacterium genomic stretch:
- the tsaE gene encoding tRNA (adenosine(37)-N6)-threonylcarbamoyltransferase complex ATPase subunit type 1 TsaE, translated as MNISRFISRSEEETRAIATDFAGKLRGDEKICLIGPFGSGKTTFVRGFVSAFGLDPREVQSPTFALVREYGESKKIYHVDLYRLDKESEIFEAGIHELLGTDQLVLIEWADRLEKFLPSPCVLVRFSHQDDLTRLIEIDTQCSCR; from the coding sequence GTGAATATCTCAAGATTCATTTCACGTTCTGAGGAGGAGACCAGAGCGATTGCCACGGATTTCGCCGGTAAACTTCGTGGCGATGAAAAAATCTGCTTGATCGGGCCTTTTGGATCCGGAAAAACCACTTTCGTCAGGGGTTTCGTTTCCGCATTCGGTCTCGACCCGCGGGAAGTTCAGAGCCCCACGTTCGCGCTCGTGCGTGAGTACGGCGAAAGCAAAAAGATTTATCATGTTGATCTCTACCGGCTCGATAAGGAATCTGAGATATTTGAAGCCGGCATTCATGAACTCCTGGGAACGGACCAACTCGTTCTTATCGAGTGGGCGGACCGTTTGGAAAAGTTTTTGCCGAGTCCCTGTGTCCTGGTCCGATTTTCCCATCAAGACGATCTCACAAGACTGATCGAGATTGACACACAATGCTCATGCCGATAG
- a CDS encoding DUF4388 domain-containing protein, whose product MEITLQGTLKFFPLSEILTFLNIGQKIGTLNLSSASKLADIYFDSGNVVYAASNQEKFRLAAVLIRKKKLDESGWKQLEELMTQQGEKFGRVAVEQNVLSEGELRDYLKIQVSEIIYDCFTWHEGKFNFLDVMELPPHAVTISIDHANLIMEGARRIEEIGYFSQNLPKKNVVLRTIGDPASHEQINLTLEEWKVLFLIDGKRTLEDVTGESSESVLDVYRLLYGLFANKLIEVVPQDELALQTVKEETKRSQAAIPTKKMKSDTKLLISTTARLTYKDVLKITLARLTLRKPEAEKETFPLLEQEYYIGRQMGNQIHLTDPSVSNMHARIFKGPEGYVLEDLNSRNGSFVNGVRVDRRLLHENDAIRLGNSNFVYNIVYEVKRIPKAVMP is encoded by the coding sequence ATGGAAATCACCCTGCAAGGAACACTCAAATTCTTTCCTTTATCTGAAATTCTAACCTTCCTAAATATCGGACAAAAGATCGGAACTCTCAACCTTTCCAGCGCCTCTAAACTTGCCGATATCTATTTTGACTCGGGAAACGTTGTTTATGCCGCCTCAAATCAGGAAAAATTTAGACTGGCAGCGGTTCTTATTCGCAAAAAAAAGCTCGATGAATCGGGATGGAAACAACTCGAAGAACTGATGACGCAACAAGGAGAAAAGTTCGGACGCGTTGCTGTGGAACAAAATGTCCTATCGGAAGGGGAGCTTCGGGATTATCTAAAAATACAGGTTTCTGAAATCATCTACGATTGTTTTACCTGGCACGAAGGGAAATTCAATTTCCTCGATGTGATGGAACTTCCACCGCACGCGGTTACGATTTCTATAGACCACGCGAATCTGATCATGGAAGGGGCGCGGCGAATTGAGGAAATCGGTTACTTCTCGCAGAATTTACCTAAAAAGAATGTGGTTTTACGGACGATTGGGGATCCGGCAAGCCACGAGCAGATCAATCTAACCCTGGAAGAATGGAAAGTATTGTTCCTGATCGATGGAAAGCGGACTCTCGAAGACGTGACCGGCGAATCTTCTGAAAGCGTGCTGGATGTCTACAGACTTCTGTACGGGCTCTTTGCGAACAAGCTTATAGAAGTGGTACCTCAGGATGAGCTGGCGCTGCAAACGGTCAAGGAAGAAACGAAACGTTCTCAGGCGGCAATTCCAACAAAAAAAATGAAATCGGATACAAAGCTGCTCATTTCAACAACAGCGCGGCTCACCTATAAGGACGTATTAAAGATTACGCTCGCAAGATTGACGCTCAGGAAACCTGAGGCCGAAAAGGAGACATTTCCCTTGCTTGAACAGGAATATTACATCGGCAGGCAGATGGGAAATCAAATCCATCTAACCGATCCGAGTGTTTCCAACATGCATGCGCGCATTTTCAAAGGTCCGGAAGGATACGTGCTGGAAGATTTGAACAGCCGGAACGGTTCGTTCGTGAATGGAGTCCGGGTTGATCGGCGCTTGCTGCACGAGAATGACGCCATCCGTTTGGGAAACTCCAATTTTGTCTATAACATTGTGTATGAGGTCAAGCGGATCCCCAAGGCTGTCATGCCTTGA
- the aceE gene encoding pyruvate dehydrogenase (acetyl-transferring), homodimeric type, whose protein sequence is MHYRIDKEKEQADQETREWLESLEYVRQTGGPQRVQDLLRQLQIYAQKQGVEVPFTANTPYINTIPVERQPPFPGSREIERRIKSITRWNAMAMVVRANKNEVGIGGHISTYASAATLYEIGFNHFFRGKSESYEGDCVYFQGHASPGIYARAYLEGRITQEKLENFRNELASGGGLSSYPHPWLMPDFWEFPTVSMGLSPIMAIYQARFMRYLEDRGLKKMGDAKVWAFLGDGETDEPESLGAITLASREKLDNLIFVINCNLQRLDGPVRGNGKIIQELEAAFRGAGWNVIKVIWGSDWDSLLAKDKDGILVNRMNEVVDGEYQKYIVESGAYIREHFFGVDPRLLEMVDHLSDDQLQKLRRGGHDPQKVYAAYKAAVEHQGAPTVILAKTIKGYGLGETGEGKNITHQQKKLNEEELREFRTRFGISISDEDVAEAPFYRPPEESPEIKYLSERRRKLGGYLPVRKRTTTPIQSPPDDLFDEFFKGTAGRDASTTMVFVRLLSKLLKDSKIGDFIVPIVPDEARTFGMEALFRQCGIYSHVGQLYEPVDADTLLYYKEATDGQILEEGITEAGSMASFIAGGTAYSTYGINTIPFFIYYSMFGFQRIGDLIWAAGDMRCKGFLLGGTAGRTTLNGEGLQHQDGHSHLLAYSVPNLITYDPAYAYELAVIIREGIRRMYENQEDIFYYLTVYNENYAMPPMPADCRDGILKGMYRFKASELQHTDLKAQLLGSGPILNEVLRAQKLLEEKYNIAADVWSVTSYKELRREGLEIERWNLLHPQDTPRVPYITQCLSGIDGITVASSDYVKALPDSISRWVPGRLMSLGTDGYGRSDSRRALRNFFEIDARYIALATLYGLHLQNKIEREVVAQAVKDLNIDPEKANPMIS, encoded by the coding sequence GTGCACTATAGAATTGACAAAGAGAAGGAACAGGCTGATCAAGAAACCAGAGAGTGGTTGGAATCTCTCGAGTATGTTCGCCAGACCGGTGGACCTCAGAGGGTTCAAGACCTTCTCAGGCAGCTTCAGATCTACGCACAAAAGCAGGGTGTCGAAGTCCCTTTTACCGCCAACACTCCTTATATCAACACCATCCCTGTCGAGCGGCAACCTCCTTTCCCAGGGAGCCGCGAAATTGAACGACGCATCAAAAGCATTACCCGGTGGAATGCAATGGCGATGGTTGTCCGTGCTAACAAAAACGAGGTCGGCATCGGCGGACATATTTCAACTTATGCGTCGGCTGCGACTCTGTACGAGATAGGTTTTAATCATTTCTTCCGCGGCAAAAGTGAAAGCTATGAAGGAGATTGTGTCTATTTTCAAGGGCATGCCTCGCCTGGAATTTATGCGCGCGCTTATCTGGAAGGCAGAATCACTCAAGAGAAGCTGGAAAATTTCCGGAATGAGCTTGCTTCAGGCGGTGGGCTTTCCTCGTATCCGCATCCGTGGCTGATGCCTGACTTCTGGGAATTCCCAACTGTTTCGATGGGCCTCTCGCCGATCATGGCAATTTATCAGGCGCGCTTTATGCGCTATCTCGAAGACCGCGGGTTGAAAAAAATGGGCGACGCCAAAGTCTGGGCTTTCTTAGGCGATGGAGAAACGGATGAACCTGAATCACTGGGCGCAATAACGCTTGCTTCCCGCGAAAAACTGGATAACTTGATTTTTGTAATCAATTGCAATTTGCAGCGGTTGGATGGGCCGGTTCGTGGAAATGGAAAGATTATTCAAGAACTGGAAGCGGCGTTTCGAGGGGCCGGTTGGAATGTAATCAAAGTGATTTGGGGTTCGGATTGGGATTCGCTTCTTGCCAAAGATAAGGACGGTATCCTTGTGAACCGGATGAATGAGGTCGTCGATGGGGAATACCAGAAGTACATTGTCGAAAGCGGCGCCTACATTCGCGAGCATTTTTTTGGGGTGGATCCGCGATTGCTGGAAATGGTGGATCATCTGTCGGACGATCAGTTGCAGAAATTGCGTCGCGGCGGTCATGATCCACAAAAAGTTTATGCGGCGTACAAAGCGGCAGTAGAGCATCAAGGCGCTCCCACAGTGATTCTTGCGAAAACAATCAAAGGGTACGGACTGGGAGAAACCGGCGAAGGGAAGAATATTACGCACCAGCAGAAAAAGTTGAACGAAGAAGAGCTTCGCGAATTCCGGACCCGCTTTGGCATTTCTATCTCGGATGAAGATGTGGCCGAAGCGCCCTTTTACCGGCCTCCGGAAGAGAGCCCTGAAATCAAATACCTTTCTGAACGCCGGCGTAAACTCGGCGGTTACCTGCCGGTGCGCAAGAGAACCACAACACCAATTCAGTCGCCGCCCGATGATTTGTTCGACGAATTCTTTAAGGGAACAGCAGGAAGGGATGCCTCCACTACAATGGTATTCGTACGGCTCTTGTCTAAGCTTCTCAAAGATTCGAAGATAGGCGATTTCATCGTACCAATTGTGCCTGATGAAGCACGCACATTTGGTATGGAAGCTTTATTCCGGCAGTGCGGAATCTATTCGCATGTTGGTCAATTATATGAGCCCGTGGATGCCGACACTTTGCTTTATTACAAGGAAGCCACGGATGGACAGATACTGGAAGAAGGAATTACGGAAGCCGGATCCATGGCTTCTTTCATCGCAGGCGGGACTGCCTATTCTACGTATGGAATCAACACGATTCCATTCTTTATCTACTATTCCATGTTCGGATTTCAGCGAATCGGTGATTTGATCTGGGCCGCCGGAGACATGCGTTGCAAGGGATTCTTACTTGGCGGCACAGCAGGACGCACCACATTGAATGGGGAAGGCCTGCAGCATCAGGATGGACATAGCCATCTTCTGGCTTACTCCGTGCCGAATCTAATCACGTATGATCCAGCGTACGCGTATGAGCTTGCTGTGATTATTCGCGAGGGAATCCGCCGGATGTACGAAAACCAGGAAGATATTTTCTATTATCTGACTGTTTATAATGAAAACTATGCGATGCCACCGATGCCGGCAGATTGCAGAGATGGGATTCTGAAAGGAATGTACCGCTTTAAAGCATCTGAGTTGCAACACACTGATTTGAAAGCGCAGCTGCTCGGATCCGGACCGATATTGAACGAAGTGTTGCGAGCGCAAAAATTGCTGGAAGAAAAATACAATATTGCAGCCGATGTCTGGTCTGTTACAAGTTATAAGGAGCTCCGGAGGGAAGGTCTGGAAATTGAGCGATGGAATCTTTTACATCCGCAGGATACACCCAGGGTTCCCTACATTACACAATGTCTGAGTGGAATCGATGGCATTACTGTTGCGTCCAGCGATTACGTTAAAGCGCTGCCGGACTCCATTTCGCGATGGGTTCCGGGACGGCTTATGTCACTGGGGACGGATGGATATGGCCGCAGCGATAGCCGCAGGGCCCTCCGTAATTTCTTTGAAATTGATGCTCGCTACATTGCGCTTGCTACGCTCTATGGTCTGCATTTGCAAAACAAAATAGAGCGCGAGGTTGTGGCTCAAGCGGTGAAGGATTTGAATATCGATCCGGAAAAAGCAAACCCGATGATCTCGTAA
- a CDS encoding 2-oxo acid dehydrogenase subunit E2, whose protein sequence is MATEVKLPELGENIDSGNVVKLLVQAGQKIDQDQAVLELETDKATIEVPSPVAGTVKEILVQEGGKAQVGQTVLVVEESAETKAAPKKKSASKSKEAKAEEPPKTAEKSKLKEPAVEDTKETAAPAEAQPEEEEAVTTPSVEQEETPEGEIEIHEATVYHPATAAPQKVVPASPSVRRIAREIGIDIADVPGTGAGGRITVEDVKEFARLIHRGGQVAGQRGIAPALPDFSRWGQIERKPMSNIREKTAERMAIAWANVPQVTQFDKADVTRLEEYRKNFGAKAEAAGGKLTVTAVLIKVIASALKNFPQFNASLDISRKDIIYKKYYHLGVAVDTDRGLLVPVIRDVDRKNILQLSVELTQLAERARNRKLTLEEMQGGTFTITNLGGIGGTNFSPIVNFPEVAILGISRSSMEPFYTNGSFEPRTMLPLSLSYDHRIIDGADAARFLRWVCEAIRDPFLVALEG, encoded by the coding sequence ATGGCGACAGAAGTAAAGTTACCTGAGCTTGGTGAAAATATTGATTCTGGAAATGTTGTCAAATTGCTTGTGCAGGCGGGGCAAAAGATTGATCAGGATCAAGCGGTACTGGAATTGGAAACCGATAAGGCGACAATCGAAGTTCCTTCGCCGGTTGCGGGGACAGTAAAAGAGATTCTGGTTCAGGAAGGGGGAAAAGCTCAGGTTGGTCAAACGGTATTGGTGGTTGAAGAGAGTGCTGAGACGAAAGCCGCGCCTAAGAAAAAATCTGCATCCAAATCGAAAGAAGCGAAGGCAGAAGAACCGCCGAAAACGGCCGAGAAATCAAAGCTGAAGGAGCCGGCAGTGGAAGATACAAAAGAAACTGCGGCTCCCGCAGAAGCGCAACCGGAAGAGGAAGAAGCTGTCACGACTCCCTCTGTGGAACAGGAGGAAACTCCGGAGGGGGAGATCGAGATTCATGAAGCAACTGTGTATCATCCTGCAACGGCTGCTCCGCAAAAAGTCGTTCCCGCTTCTCCTTCAGTTCGAAGAATTGCAAGAGAGATCGGAATCGATATTGCGGACGTTCCGGGAACCGGTGCGGGCGGGCGAATTACTGTAGAGGATGTGAAGGAGTTTGCGCGCCTGATCCATCGCGGAGGTCAAGTGGCCGGTCAGCGAGGCATTGCGCCAGCTCTTCCGGATTTTTCGCGCTGGGGACAAATCGAACGAAAGCCGATGAGCAACATCCGTGAGAAAACTGCCGAACGGATGGCGATTGCATGGGCCAACGTTCCGCAGGTCACTCAATTTGACAAAGCGGATGTAACAAGGTTGGAAGAGTATCGTAAGAACTTTGGCGCAAAAGCTGAAGCCGCAGGGGGAAAGCTCACGGTTACAGCCGTTCTGATAAAAGTGATTGCGTCAGCGCTGAAAAATTTCCCGCAGTTCAATGCGTCGCTCGACATATCACGTAAAGACATCATATACAAAAAGTATTACCACCTCGGTGTTGCAGTCGATACGGATCGAGGATTGTTGGTTCCGGTGATCCGGGATGTGGATCGTAAAAACATTCTTCAGTTGTCCGTTGAACTCACTCAATTGGCCGAACGGGCGCGCAACCGAAAACTTACGCTCGAAGAGATGCAGGGGGGAACCTTCACGATTACAAATCTGGGAGGAATCGGCGGCACAAATTTTTCACCAATTGTGAATTTTCCAGAAGTTGCCATTCTGGGAATTTCGCGTTCAAGCATGGAGCCTTTTTATACGAATGGGTCCTTTGAACCACGCACGATGCTGCCTTTATCGCTCTCTTATGACCACAGAATCATCGATGGCGCCGATGCGGCGCGTTTTCTACGCTGGGTTTGCGAAGCAATTCGGGATCCGTTCCTGGTAGCGCTGGAAGGATAA
- a CDS encoding RNA polymerase sigma factor gives MSYTTDMKPVAEPYVRRLNDEELVDSVLEGNVRDFDVLIERWQQPLYNFVYRFMNSEEEARDVCQDAFVNAYRNLSKFKRQSKFSSWLFKIAINRCNTLLRKRKRWRMFFDPMSDHSQYADSMAGEMNVEMSAEREQIYRRMRKAIAQLPPEQKTVLLLKEYEGLKFHEISEMLECPLSTVKSRMYYALDGLRRALKLVEVKNR, from the coding sequence ATGTCTTATACTACGGATATGAAGCCGGTGGCTGAGCCATACGTACGCCGACTGAATGATGAGGAGCTGGTAGACTCAGTTCTCGAGGGGAATGTACGCGATTTTGACGTACTGATCGAGCGCTGGCAACAGCCTCTTTACAATTTTGTTTACAGGTTTATGAACTCCGAAGAGGAGGCGAGGGACGTGTGCCAGGATGCATTTGTCAATGCATACCGGAATCTCTCGAAGTTTAAACGGCAATCAAAGTTCTCATCCTGGTTGTTTAAGATTGCCATCAACCGGTGCAACACGCTTTTACGTAAACGAAAAAGATGGCGTATGTTTTTTGACCCGATGTCTGATCATTCGCAATATGCGGATTCAATGGCGGGTGAAATGAATGTGGAAATGAGCGCCGAGCGGGAACAGATTTATCGAAGAATGCGGAAAGCAATCGCTCAGCTCCCACCGGAACAGAAGACCGTCCTGTTGTTGAAAGAATATGAAGGGCTGAAATTTCATGAAATCAGTGAAATGCTTGAATGCCCGCTTTCAACGGTAAAAAGCCGAATGTATTACGCTTTGGACGGCCTGAGAAGAGCTTTAAAGCTTGTAGAGGTTAAAAACCGATGA
- a CDS encoding zf-HC2 domain-containing protein, giving the protein MNCEQVLEILVSQLGGETNREEDLQLKNHLDECESCRREQKEFRAMLGLMKQLPPKEWDERIRIQDLLRRDQKWRTIVFGKAALWFLATTAFITVLTTLPLQWQVNAQEFSVRWGTPPSDMTEELKKLQLQLTGIQQQNQQFYQISEARMKELVEQKNIEQQKRYWDAMQMFSNYLQLQRQADLQKIQHEIATTYDRTGQEVEKTNELLEHVLRTSAGEGTVYEGN; this is encoded by the coding sequence ATGAATTGTGAACAGGTGCTGGAAATTTTGGTTTCGCAGCTGGGCGGAGAGACAAACAGGGAAGAAGATTTGCAATTGAAAAATCACCTCGATGAATGCGAGTCCTGCAGGCGGGAACAAAAAGAATTTAGAGCCATGCTTGGTCTCATGAAGCAATTACCACCGAAAGAGTGGGATGAGAGAATTCGAATTCAAGATCTGTTGAGAAGAGATCAAAAATGGAGAACGATTGTCTTCGGCAAGGCCGCTCTATGGTTCCTTGCCACAACGGCTTTCATCACTGTTTTGACTACTTTGCCGCTTCAATGGCAGGTGAACGCGCAGGAATTCTCTGTACGCTGGGGAACGCCTCCTTCCGATATGACCGAAGAATTGAAGAAGCTGCAATTGCAGTTGACAGGAATTCAACAGCAAAACCAGCAGTTTTATCAGATTTCAGAAGCCCGCATGAAGGAATTAGTGGAACAAAAGAACATCGAGCAACAAAAGAGGTACTGGGACGCAATGCAGATGTTCAGCAATTATCTTCAGCTTCAAAGACAGGCGGATTTGCAAAAGATCCAGCATGAAATTGCAACCACTTATGATCGAACCGGTCAAGAAGTGGAAAAGACGAATGAGCTGCTGGAGCACGTGTTGCGTACTTCAGCTGGAGAGGGTACGGTGTATGAAGGCAATTAG
- the rsmD gene encoding 16S rRNA (guanine(966)-N(2))-methyltransferase RsmD translates to MRVIAGKFRSRTLKAAGHFRPTTDRVRETLFNILQNEIQDSVFVDAFAGSGSVGIEAISRGASKVIFIESNRKALLQLEQNLESCCEGESWRILTMDTWKALTLLPQQLSHVDLIFFDPPYEFSKYPQLLQEAAKSFPDATTIVEHSSRSKMEIPLELEQIKTVRIGETTLSFFRKKLQ, encoded by the coding sequence ATGCGGGTGATTGCGGGGAAGTTTCGCAGCCGGACGCTAAAAGCAGCCGGGCATTTCAGGCCCACAACTGACCGTGTGCGGGAAACACTTTTCAATATTCTCCAGAACGAAATTCAAGATAGCGTATTTGTGGATGCTTTCGCCGGTTCCGGTTCCGTTGGAATTGAAGCGATCAGCAGGGGCGCTTCAAAAGTTATTTTTATAGAGTCGAATCGCAAAGCCTTGCTCCAACTTGAACAGAACCTTGAATCGTGTTGTGAAGGAGAATCCTGGCGGATCCTCACAATGGACACCTGGAAGGCCCTCACTCTGCTCCCGCAGCAGCTTTCCCATGTAGACCTGATCTTTTTTGATCCACCCTACGAATTCAGCAAATATCCTCAGCTCTTACAGGAAGCGGCAAAGTCCTTTCCGGATGCCACAACCATCGTGGAGCATTCCTCTCGATCAAAGATGGAAATTCCGTTGGAATTAGAGCAGATCAAGACAGTACGGATTGGCGAAACGACCCTTTCTTTTTTCAGAAAGAAGTTGCAGTAA
- a CDS encoding DUF4870 domain-containing protein codes for MEQSHQPLEQQPPSPPKQTSTGLEPNLAGALSYLCGWVTGLIFFLMEKENSFVRFHAMQSIMVSAGFTVLFIAAAVLSNIPVIGWLFWIVGYPIVGLASFVAWILLMVKAYQGERFHFPVVGDLAEKNV; via the coding sequence ATGGAACAATCACATCAACCGCTCGAACAGCAGCCACCTTCACCGCCAAAACAAACAAGTACCGGACTCGAACCAAACCTTGCGGGAGCTTTATCCTATTTATGTGGATGGGTCACCGGCCTCATATTCTTTTTGATGGAAAAAGAAAACAGCTTTGTGCGGTTCCATGCAATGCAATCCATCATGGTATCAGCGGGATTTACCGTCCTTTTCATTGCCGCTGCAGTTTTGAGTAACATCCCCGTCATCGGATGGTTATTCTGGATTGTTGGTTATCCGATTGTGGGTCTTGCGAGTTTCGTCGCGTGGATTCTTCTCATGGTCAAAGCGTATCAGGGGGAAAGATTCCATTTTCCTGTCGTGGGAGATCTCGCAGAAAAGAACGTTTAG
- a CDS encoding DUF2752 domain-containing protein, with translation MNRLNQHLVIALVSTLILVGAWLSVASTGGVNLFGIRIPTLCGFKLLTTWDCPGCGLTRSLIYALHGEFTKSYAMHIWGIPLLIVLLFQVPYRMFRYLNPGFHPWKMPDRFKKWISPAIFLSLILPWTLKTIVVAVIRYL, from the coding sequence TTGAACAGGCTCAATCAACATCTCGTGATCGCTCTGGTTTCCACATTGATTCTCGTGGGAGCCTGGCTGAGCGTTGCTTCGACTGGAGGCGTGAACCTTTTTGGAATCCGTATCCCTACTCTGTGTGGATTCAAGCTTCTGACCACATGGGATTGTCCCGGTTGTGGTTTGACGAGATCATTGATTTATGCACTCCACGGTGAATTCACAAAGTCATATGCGATGCACATTTGGGGCATTCCACTCCTGATCGTTCTGCTTTTTCAGGTGCCCTACCGGATGTTTCGATACCTCAACCCCGGTTTCCATCCGTGGAAGATGCCCGATCGCTTCAAAAAATGGATCAGTCCAGCCATTTTTCTATCGCTCATTCTGCCATGGACTCTGAAGACAATCGTTGTGGCTGTGATACGGTATCTATAG
- the rpsP gene encoding 30S ribosomal protein S16: MVSIRLMRMGAKKRPYYRVVVADSRRFRDGKFIEKIGYYDPLPQNPKVQLNMERVDYWMQKGARPTDTVRTLITGIRKSAPAVS, translated from the coding sequence ATGGTCTCCATCCGGTTAATGCGGATGGGCGCAAAGAAGCGCCCGTATTATCGTGTTGTTGTTGCGGATTCACGAAGATTTCGAGACGGAAAGTTCATTGAAAAAATAGGGTACTACGATCCTTTGCCCCAAAATCCTAAAGTCCAGTTGAATATGGAGCGCGTGGATTACTGGATGCAAAAGGGCGCTCGGCCGACTGACACTGTCCGAACCTTGATTACAGGTATTCGTAAATCTGCCCCAGCCGTTTCCTAA
- a CDS encoding KH domain-containing protein, whose translation MKELLEAMAKALVDHPDQVVVTLIEGEQTTVLELRVAHEDLGKVIGKQGRTARAIRTILGAAGMKLRKRFVLEILE comes from the coding sequence ATGAAAGAATTATTGGAGGCGATGGCCAAAGCTCTGGTGGATCATCCAGACCAGGTGGTGGTTACCTTGATTGAAGGAGAACAAACTACAGTATTAGAGCTTCGCGTTGCTCATGAAGATCTTGGGAAAGTGATTGGGAAACAAGGTCGAACAGCGCGTGCCATTCGAACCATTCTTGGGGCAGCGGGGATGAAGTTAAGAAAACGATTTGTGCTGGAAATACTAGAATGA
- the rimM gene encoding ribosome maturation factor RimM (Essential for efficient processing of 16S rRNA): MMKTDAASPVLVAKITKPHGIHGEVVLESWTDVEGRLENTPAFLLLDRGKVLKEVIVESRRFIMGRPVFKFEGVSNRTEAESLRNLELGIPEDQLGELPPNQFFVFHLVGMKVVLKDGRKVGTVKDVLHTGGGDLLELESGDLVPFVDEICLDVDLKKGRIVIDPPSGLISNE, translated from the coding sequence ATGATGAAAACCGATGCTGCTTCACCTGTTCTTGTGGCAAAGATTACAAAGCCTCATGGAATTCACGGTGAAGTGGTTCTCGAATCGTGGACGGATGTGGAAGGCCGTCTGGAAAATACACCGGCCTTCCTCCTACTGGATCGCGGAAAGGTGTTGAAGGAAGTGATCGTAGAATCACGAAGATTTATCATGGGACGCCCGGTATTTAAATTCGAAGGCGTTTCAAACCGCACCGAAGCGGAATCGTTGCGCAATTTGGAACTCGGGATTCCGGAGGATCAGCTCGGTGAGCTACCTCCGAATCAGTTTTTTGTTTTTCATTTGGTAGGAATGAAAGTTGTGCTGAAAGATGGTCGTAAAGTTGGCACTGTAAAAGACGTACTTCACACAGGTGGAGGGGATTTACTGGAATTAGAGAGCGGTGATCTTGTGCCTTTTGTGGATGAGATTTGTTTGGATGTCGATTTGAAAAAGGGACGGATTGTGATTGATCCCCCTTCTGGATTAATCAGCAATGAGTAA
- the trmD gene encoding tRNA (guanosine(37)-N1)-methyltransferase TrmD, giving the protein MRIDFLTIFPEIFTGILNSGLIRHGREKGLLEVGVRDLRNYTHDRHRSVDDVPYGGGPGMVFMPGPIFEAIESLDGRNSIVILPSPQGQLFTQEMAEELAGSERLLFICARYEGVDERVCEELVDREISIGDFVTMGGELPALVMMEAIVRFIPGMIGQRESVANDSFQESLLDFPHYTRPEDIFGARVPEVLLSGNHEEIRKWRRKMALKRTWERRPELLKRASLSAEDKRFLEEIKKETTDEHR; this is encoded by the coding sequence ATGCGAATCGATTTTTTGACGATTTTTCCGGAGATTTTTACAGGAATTTTAAATAGCGGCTTGATCCGTCATGGGCGAGAAAAAGGGCTTCTGGAGGTTGGGGTTCGTGATTTAAGGAACTATACGCACGATCGACATCGTTCGGTTGATGATGTTCCTTATGGTGGCGGGCCGGGAATGGTATTTATGCCCGGGCCGATTTTTGAAGCGATCGAGTCTTTAGATGGCAGGAATTCTATCGTTATTCTGCCAAGTCCTCAAGGGCAATTGTTTACGCAGGAAATGGCGGAAGAGCTTGCCGGCTCCGAACGGCTTCTTTTTATTTGCGCCCGTTATGAGGGCGTGGATGAAAGGGTTTGCGAAGAGCTGGTGGACCGGGAAATATCGATTGGAGATTTTGTTACGATGGGGGGAGAGTTGCCGGCGTTAGTCATGATGGAAGCTATTGTGCGATTTATTCCAGGCATGATCGGTCAGCGAGAATCTGTTGCGAATGATTCTTTCCAAGAATCGCTTCTTGATTTCCCGCATTATACGCGTCCTGAGGACATCTTCGGCGCGAGGGTGCCGGAAGTTTTGCTTTCAGGGAATCATGAAGAGATCCGGAAATGGCGCAGGAAAATGGCGCTCAAACGAACATGGGAACGCCGTCCGGAATTGCTGAAAAGGGCAAGTTTGAGCGCAGAAGATAAGAGATTTTTAGAAGAAATCAAAAAAGAAACCACAGATGAACACAGATAA